Within Pygocentrus nattereri isolate fPygNat1 chromosome 17, fPygNat1.pri, whole genome shotgun sequence, the genomic segment GTTACCAGCTTTACTTGATGTGCTTAAATAGCAAAATCACccaactgtgctggactctgggCCATCGTGGACTGGACATAAGTACAtctgttctgtatttttcttttccttttcctttccaTTCAGTTTAAATTTTTTAGGCAAAATGCTACCTGGCATGATGACAAAAGATGCCTGAGGCTCTATGGCAACCAGACAGGCACTCAGGATGCTGGGGCTGTCTGCGGCAGAGATGCCACACATTCTGCACATCTCCTTCAGGCGGCGGCTCAGAGACTGTAGATTCCGTCTGCTCAGCAAGATGCTCCAATCTGAttggagagaaacagagcatAAATAAGTTCTGACAGTTTGGAAAAATTATGCAGAACTAAAGCGCACTGCATGAGAACTATACCTTGCAACTCCCCATGGCCTATCCTGCCAAGACGGCCAATCACAACTCTCCAAGGCAGCGAGGTCATCTGCACCAGTCCTAGACACCAATCCCACAGCTTCTGAAGGCCCAGCCGTCTGGCTGACCCCTTTCTCCTACGTGCTCTGTGAGATTGAACAAAGCCCTCTCAGTCACATACACATCCACAAGACTAAATGCAGCCATCTCCTCCTAGGGCATACCAGGTCTTCAGACACTCACCGGTTAGGTACATCTGTGCTTATAATACATGTCTCCAACAGCTCTCCATACTGGTCCGTGCAGGTGGCCAGCAGCCACTGTTGGTCATGCGACAGGCAGTAGGCAACAAAAAGCACATTGTACTTCTGCGATGCTTCGCCGAAAGTTTCACCCAGTTCTGTCTGCTTGTCCTTAACGGGGGCCAAGATGAACGGCGGTGCGTAGAGCCGGAGACATTCAGGTCTCTGCACAACAGCAAGATCAATGGTCAGGAGTGTAAAAACAATTGTACAGTGATGCAACAATCTGAAGGTAGGGATTCAAATGCATCAACTTAGATTTTTTTAACGGATAatgaattatattaatatttgaaaGCATACTCGCACGTTTTAGGACAATAGGACAATTCTCAGGCTACGTTTTTAACGTATGAACGGCtattgattttatttcaaaaacaacaccacatcATGTAGTAATGTACTGAAATGAAGTTTCTTGGCTGAAACCAAGATTCAGAAGAATTTTTGTTAggagaaaacctcatatctccaaaatgtaactttacaggagaaggaaaaaaaacctacaatacttttaatgtaagtcaatggaaacagattttttttatccaaGTCATTTatggtcatttgttttggtccattcatcataaactttacacacaatgtgaaggacaacaggcattttcaaattataggcactaatatatataaacaaacatgctgtaggcctgtttaatttttatgacattttaattTCACTGCAACCAAGAAACGTGAGCTTTCACATTGCAAGGAAGCCTTTTTTAAAGAACTGTGATCAAACTGCAGTGATGTCAGAGATTAATACTATCAAAAGGCCATCATAATGACGTCTAAATAAATTAGATAAAGCTACTATTTTCTGAGAAATGCGGAGAAACCTGTGTACCTCAGAGCTCTGTAATGCAGTGTCCATAGCAAGACCAGGGCCGAAACCCGTTagtgttttgacatttgtggAGGTGGGAAGAGGCCGTCTGCACTGCGTGTACACAGAGAAAGCCAGGGACTTCAGATGCTGGCTGTACATGTGCCGCTCCTCACTACACACTGGCTGTAGCAGGTACTGGCAGGGAATTATCTGCAAGAACACAAAAAAGTTCTAGAATATCTCATACAAATATAAAGCCTGATTAAAAAGCATCAGACCGACACCTGTAGTTCGCTTACCTGTACAGACACAGCATTCCTGATATGGGGAGGAAGAAACTGCAGCATCTCTGCATAGCAGCGGAGAAGCCCCAGAGTCCACACACTGGAGCTAGagcctctgtttttctcttcataGCTGAAGGGATCCACTATGTAAACCACAATGGCAGGCGGGTAGGTGACCGCATGAGAGTCTCCATCAGTCGGCACTCCCACCTTCTCCCTCTCCATAGTGCTGTAAAAATTACAATATTCATGTCAGAGAAACAGTCAGGTACAAATACACTCAGGCACTGAGCAGGGCCTGTACTTAGTCAATGACAAGAACACTGTTGACATTGCAACGATAATCAGTCTTATCTTTGCATCGAGACGGTGACTTAAGGGCAATGCTTAAAGCCACATGAGAAGAATCAGACttacatagaaccattcacTGTTTGAGATGGAAGGAATTCCTAAATACAAACATGAAATTCAATGCAAAGGACATATTGGCTTTTGCATAGTggagaatatttcattaaaataatattcaaCTTTATTCAatacccccccaacccccaaagTCATCTTAACATTAAGGGTTTATCTAccaaatttaattcatttttatataataatttcCACCTCATCTTCATCCCTTACAACTAAACAGGCACTTTGTTATTGTGCTTGTAAGACTGATATACGCAAATATTCTCTGTTCACTGCCTCATTCAAACAGTAGCCCAGCACTGAAACACTCTGTAAACGAATCACTCTGTAACTGCAGTCTGAATGAGCAGGACTGTAGGTTGAATAGGAGAATATatgaaaatgtgctgttttcGTAGCTTTGGGCTGTATGGACTGGTGAGTGAAAGGTACACTTTAAAACTAACAATACATACACATTAAAACAGCCttacttttaaaatgtgagCAAAATTTGGTATTCAGGATATTTAAGCCAATAGACCATGGACTTGTTTTCATGCGTGTCTCGTTTTGAAACATAACTGATGCTGTGTACCGTGATGAAAAgtaaagaagaagagagaaaaaaaaaacaaaaaaaaaaaaaaccctacctCTCAGGAGGCTCAGGAGGGGCCTGAGGCTGGCTGGTAGTTGTTGCACTGTCCCCCATGATGCCTGTACCCTGGGCACCAGCCTGCTGAGTGCCCTGCAGACTCGGAGCTCCAAACGAAGGAAGAGGGCCGGGTTTGGCAGATAAGCCTCCAATGCCCTGAGAGTTAGAGGAGGTAGTGGTGGGTGTTGGTGTGCTGACAGTAGTACTGGCCATGGAAGTACTGGTGGTAGTgggagtgctgctggagttggcCGGCTGTGAGGAGGACGATGAGCAGGAGGAAGGGTTTCGCTGGGAGAGTAGAGAGCTGTCTAAGGGCAGGGCTGCCAGGTATGGagctggagaaaaagaaaacaccacGTATTCATCCACATCTATAACAAacgtgggggaaaaaaataacaaaaaaacaaaaacaaaaaaaaacaatggaatctTACCCAAGTCATGTCGGCACACTTGAGCATAGAGTTTGAGTTTGGTGAAGGAGTCGCTGTTGCTGCTGTTACACATCTTGAGAAACCAGTCACTGAGAGGCTGCTCCGTCAGAGGCTTTGAGCCACCACTGCTCACTGTGACTATGCCATCGGCGTGGGACTTGCAGATGGGCCTGTGCTGACCAAGCCGACATGACTGCAATAGGCCACAAAACACCTTGATTACTACAGAGTGTGGAATTGCATGTATTTACCTTAGGCTCATGCAAGTTAAATCAACGGTTTGGACAAAAATCAAATTCACACAAacttatatagtatatatatatatatagtataatataggcCAATATGTTTCATGCCCAAAGTTTgcgtctttagttttgcattggagctacaaggctaatgtttcTAAAAAATAACTGATGTTTACACATTGTGCAAAATGCGTTCCTAAACTACCATGCACTTGTGTCAAAGTGTAGAGTTGTGTAAAGCAATCAGAAAAAAGGATTTTTGGGCGTTtctctgacactgtatgacagtTATCTATAAAAAGGTATAATATACTTAAACAGTTGGAACCGTCTTGCTCCCTCAAGTGCAGCCACAGTTTTTCTTAacttaaatcagatttttgatAGACCACTGTTTCagggaacaacaacaacaacaacaaaaagccaGTCTGTGCTTACCTCATACACAGCAGTCAAGTCCTTGAAGAAGGTTTTCGCTCCACTGAGCAAAGTCTCACTGTCAGGACACACCACCACATAGCCGATATCCCTCTGGGAGCCAAAAGGATCTAGCAGCAGCTTCTCCCAGTAAGGCAGGCCAAAAGGTGACAGTACTATGAAGTCGTACTCATAACCCACCAGAAAGGTAGGGATGGGTAAAGGCTCAGGAGATTCATCAGTGCCTGACAGAGAGATGAGCAATTAAATGACCTGGACCTAAATGCATGAGAGAATTTTAGACAAATTTTTGACAGGATGCCATACCATAGGTTCCCCTGCCAGCCATCTTATGAAACTGTTGCCAGGTAAGAGGGCCCTGGACTCCCCAGGAGCGAACCGACCTCTTCTTCTGGATGGCATCCTGCAGCACAGGCTGCAGAGACAGCAGCATCCTCAGCACATCCTGAGAGAACAGCGAACTCAAATCCACAGCTGAAAGAGAACAAGGTAACAAACTGCAGCGATGAAAACAGTATGATCAATCAAACCAAGAGCTGTTTATAAGCTATTCAAACAAAGCTGGGTGGGCAGAATGATGTTATAATTAACtctgtcacaatatgctttcctGCATCAGTGTTATTATCTAGAAcagtaaacaacaaacaactGCTTGCATCATAAAATGTCAATTATGCAATtatcatgttttattaatttatttgaacCATTCGTGAGATTTCCTTGTCCCTTTTTTTCGGTGTTCATTCTTTTCAGatgtatgttttattatatattgtacCCAGTTTCAAGGCCTTTTTAAATGTAGGACTGCTGGTTTGCTGTTGCAaatagcaaaaaacaaaatataagtgATGCATCAGAAATTTTGGCCACTGAAAACGTTAATCCAAAAAAACTGATTTACTTATTCAGTTGAAACAAAGTActaccacatttaaaaaattctataaaaactatgaatccaagttgtttaaatatttcagcGCTACTCAAACACTAAGAAGTtaagtgttttttaaaataccGATATCcacaacatgctcagaaaagcgtaTTGTGACATACGgcaatgtaatttatcacaataagaCATCGACATATTGCTCAGTTCTactaaaatgctgtttttttctttcctgcgCTGATCAATGTAGTTTGAGAAGCTGCAAAAAGACTGACGTCATATGTAGCAGGTTTGCAAAACCAAAGTGCAAAGCATAATTCATTGCCAACCGTTCTCTTTTGTTGAGGACGCTGGATTTCATGGCCTatactgtatttgtgtgtatgtgacagTATATCCTAAAGTTTGGCTTCTAATGTGTCAccactaaatattgtgatacatgCTGCATTTTGTGGAAACGTAGCCAAAACACAGGTCTaccaaattattattattttccataTTACCAGAGAACCAGCCTCACCATTACGTTTGGCCCATGGATGCAGAGATGAACTCCTGACCAGCGTCTCGTCTACCTTTCCACCAGACATGTTGTCCATAAACTGGCGCCCATGCTCCAGGGCTAGGTAGCAGTCAGAGTAACAGTCTCTCTCCTCCAGGCGCAGAGGCAGCCGGAGGTCTGAACTGATGGGCTCCAGCCCGGCTAGGGAGGAGAAGGGGTTGGTGCATTGCTCCTGCAGCAGCAGGATAAGCTCATCCGAGAGGCATTCTCTCAGAGCGCCTCTTCTGTGCAGGGAGGAGGCCCGCAGAGCTTCAAAGTGCTTCTCTGTGTCCCGACCAGCATCAGAGCCCCTACCCACGATGTCTAGCTCGTCTTCGAGGAAGAGACCAGCTCCGTTGCCGTAGCGCCGGTTGACAACAGCGCTGAAGCCGCAGGTACAGGGATCCATGCTAGAGTATTCCGAGTCCAGGCTGGGGTCACTGATGTACACGCCCACATCGGCACCCTTGATGTTCATGTTGCACACGCAGATACAGCAGCTGTCAAAGTTGCAGTCCTTATACAGGTTCATTACGGAGTCTGAGAGGATGAGGGTGACATATAGGCTGTGGGCCTCTGGGATTGAGGGCACAGTGGCCGGTTCCACAGAATTCAGAGGCCTGCAGGTGGAAGGGGTGGAGGCGGGTGAGTAGAGGTCCGAATTCTCATACTTCAGAGAGCCCTGCACACTGGCCGGGCCTCGAGGCGTGCGGGGTGTGCGTGGGGTCCGTGGGGTGGGGGCAGAGAAGCGAGGGGTGGCAGGAGATGGCAGGATGCCTGTACCGCTGTTGCTGGGTGGAGCGCTGTTCGACAAGAAGGGAGTGTGGGTCTGAGGAGTGTATGTCTGGTTGTAGTCTTGGTCCACAGCACTACCCACACTGGGAATGTTACTGTCAAAAGAGAAACAAGAAAAATCAGCTCAGACATACTACCCAGAAAAATACCAGGGTATCCTGCGCAATGCGGGTAAAATCAGACTGCAAGGGCGTATGTTGGAGACATGTGGTCACTGAATGTTTGCCAAAGAGCTTACTAACAGGGTACAGCTATTTTAGGCAGGCAGCTGATTAATCTGAGCAGAGAAAAGGCAGgcacactttcttctctttatgAACCAATTCTGAGATTTATAGCCTGGTTAGATGAAACAACTCCATAAAGCTGCACTACGTATACAGCATTGCTGAACCAGGAGAACGTATTTGTCTTCAATACATGCATACAGCCTAAAAGATGTCCCAGCTCAAATGCAAATCTAACGCTATATGATATGATTTATGATTATAGTAGTAGATATTTCACTTGCGTCCTGAAAAGAGACGTTCTTTACCAAGTTTTGAGTCCTCTGAATACCGTGGTGGGTCGgaagcacaacccacattacaaaatgttcttccatacATTGTGTGCAATCACAGGTCTCCAAATCTTGCACATTTTAGCTTTAAGAGTGATGTGCTGAAAAGGTATTCTCATACAGCACAGCCTTTCCTGATCAGGTTATACTTCTAATGATATAAAATTAATCAAAGCCATTCTCTCTCAAGTCATAGTGCAACTGGATTTTTGACATTACTGTAAGGTACCTGTCCTTGTTGAGGAATGACATGGCAGTCACTGGCTGGAGCATCTCCAGTTTGCCCACAGTCCAGCTGGGCCTGTAAACGCACTCCTCCGGCAGCTTGATGGGCAGCAGGCACTGGCTGGGAAGCATCTTCAGAGGAGCAAAGAGAGAGCAGCCCACGAATGTCTGGCAGGACTCCGGCTTGAATACAAAAGAGAAGTCCTGGAAACACATCAAGCACAGCATCAGTACTAGGCTTGATCACTTCatgtacaacaacaacaacaacaaatggtGCTTTCAGTTTGTCTCACTGTGATCCCGATATATAAACCGAAGAGTTAACTGAACCTCAGCTGTTTTCAAACCATCAGAATGACAATATATGGTGGAAAGGCTTGATGAAATGCATATTGACACAGTGATGGCTGCATCAATACTTCGAAATTTACTTGATGCATGTGAGAAACTGATATAGCATTCAAGTACGAGTGTGAGATGTTTACAGCACAtagaaaaacatgctttaaaaatgagGGTTTATATCTTTATATACCGTTATTTGTATAAATATGGATGCGTTTGAGGAAAAAGTGCTTGTGTGTGAATGAAGCGAGTATCATTTACTAACTAACGTTAAGGCATCTATAATCCTTGTTAGTTATGTATGAGTTTAAATTTCACAGATGGTTTATCTTATCCTGGATTATTAGTTTACAGCTGATTTTTAGCACAGCCATCAGCATTTTGATTGTTTTCTGTAGAGCTACTTTGTATTTagcacttttaaaaacaaaatctatGATGTTAAAGTGCTGTATGGGATTTGTAACGTGTTAAGTGAACAGTCTGTTGCTGGGTTTTACAGCTACATGCATACGCCCTGAACACTGACTAATGTCTGTGATTAAAAGTGCAGACACTTCActcctctgcctctctgtgGTGTGAACAGAACCTCAGAGTGTACCACACTTTGTTTTCACAAGCCCCCCAGCATGAAGAATGCATTTATTAttcttgcattttctttaaacttATTCAAattgtaaacataaataaaaatgtctagCACTCCTCCCAACGATATTTATTTACTAATTAGTTCTGCACTTTCAGAACAAATTTTAAGTAagttttttaagtaattttaagtTGTACATCCAGTGTGTTTTCTCTCATCATATTGTGAGGCTTGTATCATGAAGTTGTGAACTTCATGAACACCCAGCCTTGATTTTCACCTTGATCTCTGAGGGTTTGGGACTGCAGAAGCCCTCCTCCACCTCCATTTTAAATGTGCTGCAGAGAGCCAGTCCATCCATCAGAGTGAAGCCTGGCGGAGCTTCCACAGAGCCACACTCCTTACCACCCATGTTCATGGGGGAGAAGCTCATAATGTGCTGCTCCAGAGATGGAGGTGTGGGGAAAGACGACTGCATGTCTGCAGAACCTGGGAATATACAAAGACACACATTACTCCATTGTTGAAGGACATTAACTATTCCGTGGAAGTGTTCACTCCCAGTcgatacagtccatatatggaaactaagctgcaataTTAACCTAGAGCAGTTTAGGtccacccattcatgctaaAGGAGTGTTTCCACCAATGCCTTTCAAAACTcttaaaaacatgctttacctAAAGTATTCAAAACAATGGTAATACATTTCAAGAGGAAATGGTAACTGAGAATCCTTCACAGCATTAGGGGCCCCTCTGAAGCACTTACTTATATAGGACAGGCTGTCAGTTGCTGCTGATTTGGGCTCCTTGCCACCAATTGTCTCCTCTGTTCCACTCCCTGCTCTCCTAGCTCCAGGCTGTAGGGGAAAGCCAAACCAGACAAACTGCTCAACTGTGTGAAACTGTCATGTTTCCATGCTCTATGTATGGCTTATACAAAAGAtccagaaaacattaaaataaaaaaaaaaataaaaaaaaccctgaacaGGCCTAGTTttcaaaaaaacacaataagctGGCTTCCAGGACACAGATTAGGCTTGATCTTTGGCTAAAAAACAGCGGCAATGTGAAATCACAATTGGACATTCTTAAGTCTAGGTCTAGGCTGGAAAACTGGACCTGTAGCACAGTGTGAACCACTAATGATGCACTCTACTACCCTATTTGTAGCTTTGGTGGACACCAGGCCGAGGTTAACGGTATCAGCACTTTCTAGGTCCTGAATAGTTTGAATACTCGATAATTCACTCATTACAGTGGTTGATCTTTTGTTTCTCCATTTTACGTGTGGAAGCATCATTTTATTTAAgctgaaaaccacaaaaacagtTGCTGAACAGTGTTCACATGTggaaaattctgaaaataaatCAATTCTTTCTAGTTTCAGCTCAATGCAACAAATTTATTCTAGCCATCCACGTCACCTTGTCTCAGAACTAGGAGTGTAAATCACAAATTGTCACAATGTGATCCTACATCGATTCTTTTAGTCAAtggctgtttacatgcacagatttttgccaatcggattacagactcagactgaggtgtttatgctctctgctcaatctgatgaaaatcttcgtttacatgccgaccacaagtaatccgatgcagaatgacgcgcatgcgtggagcagcgctgagagtgaacgttaccatgacagcgaacatcacgtgaggtccagtccgcgtgagatgagtttccagtcagcgcgcttgagtttttaatggctttaaactgacgtcaggctgagaaaaacgtccttcacatgcacttataaaggaagacgtcctgctctgagacacataagctggacgtccgtcccgccgccgtcttttaaagctcagagtataaacctcgtctcctctgcagacccgttataaacctttcgctgtgaCGCGCCGCGCATCCGCAGAACGTCCTTACAccttccgattggagtgtaatcggattcaggcgtttacacggctattattctaatatttaacggattatttagatttttaccCGCcccgttcaatcggatagaaattgtactctgaatggcctcaatcagattagtctattccgattgaggtgtttacatggacgtattctattccgattgagctattagtcggattattaatggattatcaggctgcatgtaaacgtggctaatgatCCAATGATTTTTGGATCTAATGCAATTTTGCTTGATACTAGGGTTTGCGGGCGAAATGAAATGACACCGCAGTGTCGGAGCATGCCCAGGTTAGTTCAGTTTAGTTATTTTGTTCAGTAGCAGTTATTCAGCCTTTTGTTGTGAGAATTTGGTGAACCCGAGTGCCAGTTTCCCTTCATTTTTGCTTTCCGTTCCTGAATTATTTAGCAAAGCCGATTTGGACTTCCCATCTTTCCTGTCTTAAGTTAAGATGTGACAGGTCAAGATATGATTTTCTACAATTttatattacagaagcaaatctcaTCTTAGGATAAGATTCCTAagttatcttacagcatctcaTCTAAAGTCTGGAAATATTAACCTACTCGATCGAAGGCAACAATTAACTGTCATGTCCGTTACCAAGCAACCGATCATACGCACACATCTGAAACATAAACGCAAGATCAGAATAATCACGTTGGCAATCACCATTGATGTAAATATGTGAAACAAAACTAAAGTCAGATAAACTGGGCATTAAGAATACTGTGACAGCGTCTCgcactgtttatcagagcattcCAACCTCCAGTCTACTGACACTAAAAGATGCCTAAGAAATCACACGAGGCAGCATTTTATATCAATCATCAACAATAAGAAGAATGTTCGGTGCAAAACTTGCAATGAGTTTGGTAAACCATGGAGGGATGATGTATAATAAAATCACTCGGTAGGCTACATCCCACACACCATGGCTGAGGCACATAAacattgtgctttttttcctttttctttttttgaaaacgCAAAAAACCACCagtattcatccatccatccatcttctaagccgcttctccgtcagggtcgcgggggggtgctggagcctatcccagcagtcatcgggcggaaggcaggatacaccctggacaggtcgccagtccatcgcagggcagacagacagacacagacagtcactcacacccaggggcaatttagcacgtccaattggcctgactgaatgtctttggactgtgggaggaaaccggagaacccggaggacaCCCACGctgacacggggagaacatgcaaactccacacagagaggaccccggtcacccggccgggggatcgaacccaggcccttcttgctgtgaggcaacagtgctacccaccacgccaccgtgccggcCCACCAGTATTCAAaacctgtaaaatgctgttttggcCAGCCTCAGTACATATCATTCTATGTTTGGTGATACAAGATAAATGCTGGTTCAGCGTACAGCAGATTGATAAGAACCTTCTTATATATTCCTTTTAAGAGGATTCCTTTGAAAAAGCAAGAGGGACTAGAATGATTACTAAGATGGTTCCTCTGAAAGGTCACACTGAAAAACATCTAGATAAGAAACCACTGTTCACTAGAGATGCAAGCAGGGTGTCTACTGACCGCAAGCTCGTCTTCATCCGAGTTGAAGAGATTGTCTAGATCATTAATGGAGACAGCCAGGTCAGTCACGTGCATCAGGCTGGTGGAAGGGAGAGGTTTATTGCTGGCTGAGCCATTGGCATCTGTTGGGACAAACAAATTGCAATAAAATgcaagaggggaaaaaaaaataataataaataaataaaattttatgcTACAATTTGTTGCAAGAAATAAAACCTACTCACCCTCAGTTGAAGAAACACTACCATCGTCCCtctgaaagaaataaagacagtaAACTATGGTTTCAGCAGTGGGAATGTCAGAGTAATGGAAATCAAAAGGAATAATATCTAACAATGGATTTCAAATGTCATTTATACACTGAGCAATACTTATAATcattataatttaatttaatttaatttaataggCTAGGTCAATTTTGGCAAGCATCCTCATATTAAACATAGCACAATAGGTTAGCTTAATCAGACAAACTGTTGCCTCCAAATAACAATTACATCAATATATGCAAGCACATTAGTACAGAACTGAGGCAAGTATTGCTGATCATACTTTGGCTGATGGTTGGCTAGGATACTTGTGATGAATGATTAGACTCCCGTCTTCTATGCTATTATTATATAACCCTCTTATTCAGACAATCATGTGGAAAAATAAAGTTAAACTAGGATAGTGATGTGAAGGACTttggatattttttttctttcatttatttatttatttatatttatttttatttcgcAAAGGTTATTTTAGATGCATATCAATAAcagaataatataataaaaaaaaatctaaacaaaaaaaattattatagcAACACTGTCTGGTTATTGAGACAGAAGTGGCATAGAAGCAACACAGTGATGGCATAAAAAACAAGGCTGAATGTTtgtcaaataaaagaacataaaaacGCAGTTCAGTTGAAGTTGTGGTTGTAGTACATGGTCATCATACACTGGCCACAAAACTAATCAatgaagtaataataataataataataataataataataatattaatattttttaaaagccatttcaCCCAAAGCAGTTCAAAATGAGCCGTTTAACCTGATACGCGAAAGCTGAGACATGATTTTACTCATTTAATATTGTATGAACAATTTTAGTGGGCTATAATTGTCATTTGGattcaaattaaaatgcacAAGGTGGGTAAAGTGGTTAAGTCGGGTCTTAGaattaaaaacattcttttagaattgaaaaagaaaagaaatatatatatatatatatacatacacacacacacacacatcacaattTATGCATTTATGGAGATACACATTACCAAGTGGTTTCCTAAGCTTCTTGCCTTCCTTTTATGCTCttaattcatatttaatgacAACAGAATATAGTCTCCGGCTCTCTTAGCAGCTCTATacacaaa encodes:
- the med13b gene encoding mediator of RNA polymerase II transcription subunit 13-like, translating into MSSCFVPNGASLEDCHSNLFCLADLTGIKWKCFVWQGPTSSPILFPVTEEDPILCSFSRCLKADVLSVWRRHQTPGRRELWVFWWGDDPNFAELIHHELSSNEDGVWESGLTYECRTLLFKAIHNLLERCLMNRCFVRIGKWFVKPYEKDEKPINKSEHLSCAFTFFLHGDSNVCTSVEINQHQPVYLLSEEHLTLAQQSSRPLQVILSPYGLSGTLTGQSFKLSDPPTQKLIEEWKQFYPISPNTKETLEDKLDDLDWEDDSLAAVEVLVAGVRMVYPACLVLVAQSDIPAPAAVSSSGAAAVGSGGQHCHTTHREPAISSVTLTPPTSPEEAQKVWQPAPRWMKVSAVSDGFNIDSTSHHGGKVPRKLAGQLMETVWQECNINRAQNKRKFSAMTSGVCEEELDKAGVWNFVEPSQRAQCSCSRHKNPRQRTGSTPGLPPSSGQPPQPPSKPKGMDKLEKAEKQQKRPQTPFHHRSPEEPTLEAEVGNHRLSLHGQEDNHYPSLHHVDVTMVKTQTLHTSGDVVGSPQPPPLSPHPCEREDETTGELKRSSTPLHQPFYPPPTEPCLLPQKSVDDSSLDPVPSDCPTSYQDPLEPTVYVGSAINPNEDTNHNPWRYFRLPGKNNANLQTPSLPMDKLRQDSSGCGGLDTISVTEMMSTSVMQLKVSEERVKMYIQKKNQYLSAAVCDADQELDMDPYAFVEGDDEFTFSDKEKKSGAEPGKRNKRDDGSVSSTEDANGSASNKPLPSTSLMHVTDLAVSINDLDNLFNSDEDELAPGARRAGSGTEETIGGKEPKSAATDSLSYISSADMQSSFPTPPSLEQHIMSFSPMNMGGKECGSVEAPPGFTLMDGLALCSTFKMEVEEGFCSPKPSEIKDFSFVFKPESCQTFVGCSLFAPLKMLPSQCLLPIKLPEECVYRPSWTVGKLEMLQPVTAMSFLNKDSNIPSVGSAVDQDYNQTYTPQTHTPFLSNSAPPSNSGTGILPSPATPRFSAPTPRTPRTPRTPRGPASVQGSLKYENSDLYSPASTPSTCRPLNSVEPATVPSIPEAHSLYVTLILSDSVMNLYKDCNFDSCCICVCNMNIKGADVGVYISDPSLDSEYSSMDPCTCGFSAVVNRRYGNGAGLFLEDELDIVGRGSDAGRDTEKHFEALRASSLHRRGALRECLSDELILLLQEQCTNPFSSLAGLEPISSDLRLPLRLEERDCYSDCYLALEHGRQFMDNMSGGKVDETLVRSSSLHPWAKRNAVDLSSLFSQDVLRMLLSLQPVLQDAIQKKRSVRSWGVQGPLTWQQFHKMAGRGTYGTDESPEPLPIPTFLVGYEYDFIVLSPFGLPYWEKLLLDPFGSQRDIGYVVVCPDSETLLSGAKTFFKDLTAVYESCRLGQHRPICKSHADGIVTVSSGGSKPLTEQPLSDWFLKMCNSSNSDSFTKLKLYAQVCRHDLAPYLAALPLDSSLLSQRNPSSCSSSSSQPANSSSTPTTTSTSMASTTVSTPTPTTTSSNSQGIGGLSAKPGPLPSFGAPSLQGTQQAGAQGTGIMGDSATTTSQPQAPPEPPESTMEREKVGVPTDGDSHAVTYPPAIVVYIVDPFSYEEKNRGSSSSVWTLGLLRCYAEMLQFLPPHIRNAVSVQIIPCQYLLQPVCSEERHMYSQHLKSLAFSVYTQCRRPLPTSTNVKTLTGFGPGLAMDTALQSSERPECLRLYAPPFILAPVKDKQTELGETFGEASQKYNVLFVAYCLSHDQQWLLATCTDQYGELLETCIISTDVPNRARRRKGSARRLGLQKLWDWCLGLVQMTSLPWRVVIGRLGRIGHGELQDWSILLSRRNLQSLSRRLKEMCRMCGISAADSPSILSACLVAIEPQASFVIMPDSVSTGSVFGRSTTLNMQTSQLNTPQDTSCTHILVFPTSAVVQVIDMPFNPIHDASDAMGGMDGILDLLYENDMDPDLMNMIPNSPTTSPVHSPGSHYHHGGDGSKGQSTDRMESHDETPNILQQPMALGYFVSTAKAGPLPDWFWSSCPQAQNQCPLFLKASLHLHVSSVQSDELLHSKHSHPLDSNHTSDVLRFVLEQYNALSWLTCDPATQDRRSCLPVHFVVLNQMYNFIMNML